The nucleotide window TTAAGAAACTATTTAAGACATATTCACAAAATCCTCACTCTAAGATTAAAAACAATAACTTATATATGTGTTTCTACAAACATTACGCATGACTAACCTTAAAAAAAACATTACGCATGACTTTGCTAGTACGATGAAGTTGTAAATACATTTAACAAATCACTGGTTTGTGATAAATAATTGTGTTCATTGACTTACCTACCGGTCTATATCAATGGGCACATCGCGTCAGATATCGGCAATATTGGTCAATATTTCGGTCCACATCGGATGATATGTGAAAATGATATATTATGTTTACATCGGTAGAGCCCCAAAACTGATATATCGGCCTACATATATCTAAGCTGCATGAGCTGGTACTGTGACTAGTGGAACCAAGCGGCCATGGTATTAGTTGTGGAAGTAGCATTGGCACTAAGCCATGGAGGCTAATTTCAGAACAGTATATTTCTTGAGAAATTGGATTAGGCGCTACGAACTGTTGCCTAGTATTATTGCATTGTAAGGTTTATTGTTGTCCAGGTGGGATGGGCATTGGGGATATTTGATTTGTACCTGGCATAGTAATTGGTTATGTTTCTGTTCTCTAAAAAATGATTTGTTTTCATCTTGACCCAAATTGTGGGAAGTCTGAGCATACTGTATTTATATTCAGATCAATTACACTGGAGATGGCAAACTTGAATGGCAGTGAACATTTTGTGATCTGCCGTAAGTCCATAGCACACATGTTCAAAGGATGTGATTACTTGGAGGTGAGGTGTCTTTGTCACATATGAACACGATATTGCATGTTTGGATTTTTTAGATTAGTAGCTTTTGAGTACAGTTTAAGTAGAAAAACAACCTTTGAATACTAAAGCATATATATAAAAGGTTAAGTAATATTAGCCATGGATTTTGAGTAATTAGCTGTTGGAATAAGTTCATTTGGTTGCTGTGTGCCTGTGCCTAATCTGTCTTTTCAAATCTATCAATGCAGAATCTTTCGCTGAAATTTCCTCTCCTAGCTCCAGGCTCTGTTGATTTTGATTCTTTGGTGCCTGTTATACCTGGTACCATCAAGGTACTATTGCTAATGCCTGTGGCCAATTGGCAGGCAAAGAAACTCTTTCCCATAAGCCCATCTGCGAAGACACCCTTCAGTGACAGTCTAGAATCACTGTCTTTAGTTCTGGACATAATAACGGATGAACTTGTTACCTTCATCACAAGAAGTCTCTCAAACTTACTTGAGCTCTGCCTAGAAGACAACCCTGGAAGTGAAGCAGATCTGGACAATGATCTGACCAATATTGGGCTGCAAGCGCTTGGCTTATGCCAGAACTTGACACATTTATCTCTTACACGCGGTAAGCAGGGTTGTTCTTCCACCTTCAGAAGGGTAAACGACTTTGGGCTACTGATGCTTGCTGAAGGATGCAAGCAACTCCAAACCATTAGGCTTGGTGGGTTCTCTAAAGTGAGAGATGCTGGATATGCAGCCCTTCTCCACTCTTGCAAGGACCTGAGGAAATTCGAGGTCAGTACTGCCTCATGTTTGTCAGACTTGACGTGCCTCGATCTTGATGAGGCAGCAACAAAGATCACGGAAGTGAGATTGCTGTCCTGTGGTCTCTTAACCAGCGAGACAGCAATATCTCTCTCATCCTGCACCAACTTGGAGGTTCTTGATCTGTCGGGTTGCAGGAGCATTGCAGACTCTGGCCTGTCCTCCATCTCACAGCTTTCCAAGTTAACACTATTGGACCTTGCCGGAGCTGACATCACCGATGCAGGTCTGTCAGCACTCGGTAACGGGAGCTGCCCAATATCTTCCTTGTGCTTGAGGAGTTGCAGAAGGATCACCAACAACGGCATAGCCTCATTGCTGTGTGGGAGTGGCATCATCAACAAAACCTTGGTCGCGTTTGACATTGGGAACGTACCAAGGATATCGGGTAGAGCCGTCACATTGATCGCCAAGAACTGCGAGCGGATAAGCAGCCTGTGCCTCCGAA belongs to Triticum urartu cultivar G1812 chromosome 7, Tu2.1, whole genome shotgun sequence and includes:
- the LOC125520426 gene encoding F-box protein At-B-like — encoded protein: MEKKPRAAGDGQGGGEASGSGGGGLVDILPEALLVEVVGRVGLEAACSAAASCRALRGAAGAALSSVASLDLSAFTPTNAIANRILAGNGRLRSLAINCSLLNDSAVAAIAKESLRELSLLKCSSFSPYLFVVIGERCTNLRSITLEMANLNGSEHFVICRKSIAHMFKGCDYLENLSLKFPLLAPGSVDFDSLVPVIPGTIKVLLLMPVANWQAKKLFPISPSAKTPFSDSLESLSLVLDIITDELVTFITRSLSNLLELCLEDNPGSEADLDNDLTNIGLQALGLCQNLTHLSLTRGKQGCSSTFRRVNDFGLLMLAEGCKQLQTIRLGGFSKVRDAGYAALLHSCKDLRKFEVSTASCLSDLTCLDLDEAATKITEVRLLSCGLLTSETAISLSSCTNLEVLDLSGCRSIADSGLSSISQLSKLTLLDLAGADITDAGLSALGNGSCPISSLCLRSCRRITNNGIASLLCGSGIINKTLVAFDIGNVPRISGRAVTLIAKNCERISSLCLRNCVLITDPCLETLGLDRHGSGKSTLRMLDLSYCTRLSRNFLRLFDPLVDPPLFRGLRWLGVGKNVLERRGGSPTVAEILERKPGLTICGSNCEMGCRNQCHPDVRTL